A genome region from Prionailurus viverrinus isolate Anna chromosome A3, UM_Priviv_1.0, whole genome shotgun sequence includes the following:
- the SAMD10 gene encoding sterile alpha motif domain-containing protein 10 has translation MPRCLRSSLTLADTLCIRRPARRRHTSELPERAQHSGLRGRCLAAQTRRARGPARARGRLGRGSGARSPPATRAALRPARGVCTGPGSLGPMFTELRTKLSPPRGRAGAVRAGFGERRDVDATAHFSFCRTLLDHTVSTESIPCHLPRTPGTSLTWHDSRSQRAAGGRPVKLLQQPGTEAPQGRLYSDHYGLYHTSPSLGGLTRPVVLWSQQDVCKWLKKHCPHNYLVYVEAFSQHAITGRALLRLNGEKLQRMGLAQEAQRQEVLQQVLRLQVREEGRSLQLLSQASFGNMS, from the exons ATGCCCAGGTGCCTAAGGTCGTCCCTTACCCTGGCAGACACCCTTTGCATACGCAGACCTGCGCGCCGCCGACACACCTCGGAGCTCCCGGAGCGCGCCCAGCACTCAGGGCTCAGAGGCAGGTGCCTCGCCGCGCAGACTCGCCGGGCGCGGGGACCGGCTCGGGCGCGGGGCCGGCTGGGGCGGGGCAGCGGCGCGCGTTCCCCGCCGGCCACACGGGCCGCCTTGCGCCCGGCGAGGGGCGTGTGCACGGGCCCGGGATCCTTGGGCCCCATGTTCACGGAGCTAAGGACCAAGCTGAGCCCCCCGCGAGGCCGCGCCGGGGCTGTGCGCGCCGGCTTCGGGGAGCGCCGGGATGTGGACG CCACGGCACACTTCAGCTTCTGCCGAACCCTCCTGGATCACACAGTGTCCACTGAGAGCATCCCTTGTCACCTGCCTCGGACGCCAGGCACCAGCCTCACGTGGCACGACTCCCGTAGCCAGAGGGCCGCTGGCGGCCGGCCAGTCAAGCTCCTGCAGCAGCCTGGCACAGAGGCCCCCCAG GGCCGGCTATACTCCGACCACTATGGTCTGTACCACACAAGTCCCTCACTGGGTGGCCTGACGAGGCCTGTGGTTCTGTGGAGTCAGCAGGACGTCTGCAAGTGGCTCAAGAAGCACTGTCCCCACAACTACCTCGTCTACGTGGAGGCCTTCTCCCAGCACGCCATCACAG gcCGGGCGCTGCTCAGGCTGAATGGGGAGAAACTGCAGCGGATGGGGCTGGCACAGGAGGCGCAGCGGCAGGAGGTGCTGCAGCAGGTGCTGCGCCTGCAGGTGCGCGAGGAGGGGCGGAGCCTGCAGCTGCTGAGCCAAG CCTCCTTTGGAAACATGTCCTAG